One Salvia splendens isolate huo1 chromosome 22, SspV2, whole genome shotgun sequence DNA segment encodes these proteins:
- the LOC121786448 gene encoding glutaredoxin-C9-like, giving the protein MLLNCYNYPNAPVPLFQKRHTMQQAIPYRNWAPTSSPPASALDGRSVREQVAEKPVVVFARRGCCMCHVVKLLLHGHGVYPSIFHVDDHNEAEVNEELSKIIGAAALQLPAVFLAGDLFGGIDKIMGAHISGELVPRLREARALWL; this is encoded by the coding sequence ATGCTGCTGAATTGCTATAACTACCCCAATGCCCCAGTCCCCCTTTTCCAAAAGCGACACACCATGCAACAAGCTATCCCATATAGAAATTGGGCGCCCACCTCCTCTCCGCCCGCCTCTGCCTTGGATGGCAGAAGCGTGCGGGAGCAGGTGGCGGAGAAGCCCGTGGTTGTTTTTGCGCGGCGAGGCTGCTGCATGTGCCACGTGGTGAAGCTCCTGCTCCACGGCCACGGCGTCTATCCTTCCATCTTCCACGTCGACGACCACAATGAAGCCGAGGTAAACGAGGAGCTGTCAAAGATCATCGGCGCCGCCGCGCTGCAGCTGCCGGCGGTGTTTCTCGCCGGAGACCTGTTTGGAGGGATTGACAAAATTATGGGGGCGCATATTTCTGGTGAATTGGTCCCTAGGCTTAGAGAAGCTAGAGCTCTTTGGCTTtga
- the LOC121786194 gene encoding histone H3.2 — protein MARTKQTARKSTGGKAPRKQLATKAARKSAPATGGVKKPHRFRPGTVALREIRKYQKSTELLIRKLPFQRLVREIAQDFKTDLRFQSSAVAALQEAAEAYLVGLFEDTNLCAIHAKRVTIMPKDIQLARRIRGERA, from the coding sequence ATGGCCCGCACCAAGCAAACCGCCCGCAAATCCACCGGCGGAAAGGCGCCGAGGAAGCAGCTCGCGACCAAGGCGGCCAGGAAGTCCGCCCCCGCCACCGGCGGAGTGAAGAAGCCCCATCGCTTCCGCCCCGGAACCGTCGCTCTCCGTGAGATCCGAAAGTATCAGAAGTCCACCGAGCTTCTGATCCGAAAACTGCCGTTCCAGAGGCTCGTGCGTGAGATCGCTCAGGATTTCAAGACGGATCTGAGGTTTCAGAGCTCCGCTGTGGCTGCGCTGCAGGAGGCGGCGGAGGCCTACCTCGTCGGACTCTTCGAGGACACTAACCTCTGCGCTATTCACGCGAAGCGAGTCACGATTATGCCCAAGGACATTCAGTTGGCTAGGAGGATTCGAGGAGAGAGGGCCTGA